CCGAGCCGCAGTACCAGATCGTCAACAACTACCAGCTCCGCGTCTGCAGCATGTTCCAGAGTCAGCGGGAAAAGGTCGATGCCTACCTGGAGGTTTGCGGCGAAGTCAGCCCCAGCGCCTGCGGGGTCGATGGAACCGTCGAATCCGAATATGTCGCCTACTGCGGCGATCGGAAGCCCTGCCAATGCATTTATGATTCGGGCTGCGGTCCGGCCTGCGCCGAGCCGGTCCTGCCAGCCCCGCCCCTGCCCCCGGCCGCGCCCGGCGATGGCGGCAGCGGAGGCGGAGGTGGCGGCGGCCCTGGCGATGGCGGAGGCGCTCCTCCGGCCGAGGCGCCGGCGCCCAGTGGCGCCGAGCCGGGAACGACCGGCGGAGCCACCGATTCGACTTTTGTCCTCGGCGCTGAAAACAAGGGGCCGGCCCCTGTCGGTCAAGGCGAGGGCAACGCCGCGACTGGCGCCCGGGCAGCCGGCTGTTCGTTGGCGATTTCCCCCCTTTGAAAAAGGGGGGATCAAGGGGGGATTTGAAGCGGTCGCATGAATGCCAATGCACGTTCAGGCACCTGCCAGGTCTTTAAATCCCCCCTGCCCCCCTTTTTCAAAGGGGGGGATTGGCTAGGCCTTCGCTTCCGTCGCCGAAAGTGATTTGAGCCAGCGATAAAAAGTGCTGCGGCTCATCCCCAGCTTCTCGGCGGCCTCGCCCTTGCGGCCGCGGCATTCGGCCAAGGTGCTTTGGACCTCCTCCAAGCTCGGCATGTAGTCGCTTTCCTTCAAGTCGTAGCGCCGAATCTTTTCGAACAAAGTCCGGCGGTGAATCTTGAGCTCCTCGGCGGCCTTGATCCGGTTGCCCAGATGGCGGCGCAAGGCGGCGGCAATCGAGCGGCGCTCGGCGCTCTCGCGCAAGGCCGCCAGCTCCGGCTTCGCGGCCTCGGGCGGCGGCGGAGCCTCCGCCACCTGGCCGCGGCGCTGCTCCGAGAGCTTGGCCTCGAGCCGCTTGACCCGCTCGCGAAGGTTTCGATTCTCCTCCCGCAGCCGAAGCACTTCCTTCTCGTCGGGAAAATATAGGGCCGGCAGCGGGCCCGGCTCTTTTTCGGCCAAAAGACTGACCTCCTCGGCTTGGGCCGGCGGCGGTTCGTCCTCGATCGCTTCCTCGGTCGGCGGAGCGATGACGATCATGCTCTTGCGCAGGGCTTCGCGCCAGCCGACCGCCTTGCTCTCCAAGCGTTCGTTGTCGCCGCTGCGGCCCAGCTGGAGGGCGTAGTCGGCCCAGAGCTCCCAGCTTTCGGCCGGCGACCAGAGCCATTCCCGAAAGGGCGGCGCGCCGGAGACGACCTCGTCGAGCTTGGCTTCCGAGCTCTCCGGCGGAACCATTCCGGCCAGTCCGGCCAGGGCCATTTTCAGCTCGAGCAGATCCAGGAAGGGTTTGAGCGGGTCCATGCCCCGGCTGCGGTTCTTGAGCAGCCGGAACTCACGGACCGCATTGTCGTGCTCGCCGGTTTCCGTGAGGAAGCGCAGCTCGTGGACGCAGGCCCAGACCAAGCCGGCCACGTCTTTGTTGGCGCTGTAGTGCGACTTGGCCCGGTAGAATTCCTCTTTGGCGGCCTCGATCATGCCCAGCCGGCCCTTGAGCAGGGCCGCGCTCAGCTCCAACTTCTCGTTGGCGCCGCCCTCGGCTTGGGCCCGCAAGGATTCCAGGATATCCAAAGCCTTTTGATTCTCGCCGGCGGCGGCCAGCGCTTGCATCAGAGCCAAGCCCAGGCTGCGCCGGAAAAAAGCGTCTTCGCCGAAATCAAGCGACCAAGCCTCCTGGAGCAAGGGCATGGCGCCGGCCTCGACGTTGCGGAGCAAGAGGCCCTTGGCCTTCTCGCCCAAGGCCTTGGCCAGGATCTCTTCCTCGTGGATCACCCGCGCGGCCTCCAAGGCCCGGCTGGCCAGCATTTCGGCGCCGGGATCCTCCTCCTCGAACTTGCGCCGGGCCACTTCCAAATCGAGCAGAATCTCCAAGCGCGAATCCGGCTTCTTCACCAGCGCCGCCTCGGCCTCCGAGACCAGGGCCAAGAAATGCATCGAGTTGGAGCTGGCCGGCTGAGCCACCGCCTTCAGGTAGGACCAAGCCGCCGGATCGTGCTCGCAGAGCTCCACCGGGCAGCTCTCCAGCAGCTCCACTCCCCGGGGCGGGTCCTCGCGCAGCAGGCGTTGGATCGCGCCGAAGACCAAGGTGGCTTGGCGCCGCCGCAGCCGTTCGGTGCTCCAATCGGGCAAATCCAAAGGGCCCTCGGTCGCAGCGGCCCCGCCGAGCTCGGCCAAGGCCGCGGCCGCGCCGGCCGGCCGATCCTGGGGATTGGGCTGGAGCAGGCGCCGCAGGATCTGATTGAGCGGGGTCGGGCTTTTCGGCACCAGCTCGGCCATGCGCCCGCCGAGGTGGAAATCGAGGAGGCCGGCGAAGCCGCTTAATTTTTCAAAAGCCTTGGGATGACGCTGGCGCATCAAGATCGCGGCCAGGGCGTAGAGGTCGCAGCGGCCATCGAGCGGCACTTCGGCGAAAAGCTCGGGC
This bacterium DNA region includes the following protein-coding sequences:
- a CDS encoding helix-turn-helix domain-containing protein; translated protein: MKDRRLLHRFRPLRLLHRDAGLYWLLAEDRISRKNFRVQWLGGPNLDEDVSLARQQTALQSLWEAEDDSLSAWALENDEAMVVTPAPAGRALLDVAETQRDEVYLEWLRQGLGRLQTLHQAGLVQLSQHRDSWWLTPSEDSAELLGFQGLSLYADAPCGATLPAAALLALPPELFAEVPLDGRCDLYALAAILMRQRHPKAFEKLSGFAGLLDFHLGGRMAELVPKSPTPLNQILRRLLQPNPQDRPAGAAAALAELGGAAATEGPLDLPDWSTERLRRRQATLVFGAIQRLLREDPPRGVELLESCPVELCEHDPAAWSYLKAVAQPASSNSMHFLALVSEAEAALVKKPDSRLEILLDLEVARRKFEEEDPGAEMLASRALEAARVIHEEEILAKALGEKAKGLLLRNVEAGAMPLLQEAWSLDFGEDAFFRRSLGLALMQALAAAGENQKALDILESLRAQAEGGANEKLELSAALLKGRLGMIEAAKEEFYRAKSHYSANKDVAGLVWACVHELRFLTETGEHDNAVREFRLLKNRSRGMDPLKPFLDLLELKMALAGLAGMVPPESSEAKLDEVVSGAPPFREWLWSPAESWELWADYALQLGRSGDNERLESKAVGWREALRKSMIVIAPPTEEAIEDEPPPAQAEEVSLLAEKEPGPLPALYFPDEKEVLRLREENRNLRERVKRLEAKLSEQRRGQVAEAPPPPEAAKPELAALRESAERRSIAAALRRHLGNRIKAAEELKIHRRTLFEKIRRYDLKESDYMPSLEEVQSTLAECRGRKGEAAEKLGMSRSTFYRWLKSLSATEAKA